In Paractinoplanes brasiliensis, the following proteins share a genomic window:
- a CDS encoding copper resistance CopC family protein → MTKPMTRLLVALAAMTAVLLPGVPALAHNALAEATPAKGSTVKKAPTSVKLKFLQKLNPSYTTLTVSGVEASDPKVDGATASVTFDPLPNGAYTVAYQVVSQDGHTVKGSYKFTVADPSATSAPAPEPAPDESLVVADPPSSAPAPTAPAADLASAEPDDSNTSTYLILGAIVVALLAFAGFLFARHRRTN, encoded by the coding sequence ATGACCAAGCCCATGACCCGCCTGCTCGTCGCCCTGGCCGCGATGACGGCGGTGCTGCTGCCCGGCGTGCCGGCCCTCGCCCACAACGCGCTGGCCGAGGCCACCCCGGCCAAGGGCTCGACGGTCAAGAAGGCCCCGACCAGCGTCAAGCTGAAGTTCCTGCAGAAGCTGAACCCTTCGTACACGACGCTGACGGTGTCGGGCGTCGAGGCTTCCGACCCGAAGGTCGACGGCGCGACCGCCTCGGTCACCTTCGACCCCCTGCCCAACGGCGCCTACACGGTGGCCTATCAGGTGGTCTCGCAGGACGGCCACACGGTCAAGGGCTCCTACAAGTTCACCGTGGCCGACCCGTCCGCCACCTCGGCCCCGGCCCCCGAGCCCGCTCCCGACGAGTCGCTGGTGGTCGCCGACCCGCCCAGCAGCGCCCCGGCCCCCACCGCCCCGGCCGCCGACCTGGCCTCCGCCGAGCCCGACGACAGCAACACCAGCACTTACCTGATCCTCGGCGCGATCGTCGTCGCCCTGCTCGCCTTCGCCGGCTTCCTCTTCGCCCGCCACCGCAGAACAAACTAA